The window CTTTTAAGTCAGTATTGTAAATGTGGCCAGAAGTTGAGTGGTAGTGAACTCCACCAAAGTTTAATTTTTCACCAACAATTTCTTTGTTGACTTCTTCTTTCATTTTAAGACCTAAATATGCTATGAAAAACATATTTGAGTAAAATGCACCA is drawn from Methanobrevibacter sp. and contains these coding sequences:
- a CDS encoding thymidylate synthase gives rise to the protein GAFYSNMFFIAYLGLKMKEEVNKEIVGEKLNFGGVHYHSTSGHIYNTDLKAARKLIKTNK